The Anguilla rostrata isolate EN2019 chromosome 2, ASM1855537v3, whole genome shotgun sequence genome contains the following window.
agggggagggagagaggaggggaaagggagagagggagagagagagagggagggagggagagagaagtggagagggaggaaaggagggggagagagagagaaggcaacACATTTAAAGCAGAgttaggcacacacacacacagcacatgcaaacaagcaaaagtatacacatacatgcatacacagtgcacacacacgtacacacatgcatacacagtgcacgcacacacacacacacgtatacacgtgcaagcacacacacgcaagcacagaAGCATACGAACTCATACTCCTACACacagtacatgtacatgtacacgcacgtatacatacacatacacacacatgcatacagtacgCTGGCAGACAcccatacacatgcagacatacacaaacactcactgtACTGAGTGATCCCCTgcatcttctcccagactcGGTGCCTGAGGCagcccaggtgtttggccacatcGATCAGCGCCCCCACAGCCTTGTCTGGCTCCCGCGGCGTACTCTGCGCTCTGCCGCCAACATTCAGCAGGGTTACTAATACTCAGAGTTACTCTGTTAATACTCAGTCAATCTGTTAATACTCAAAGTCTGGGTGTCTGTTACTCTGTTAATACTCACGGTTACACTGATAATACTCAGAGTCACTCTGTTAATACTCAAAGTCTGGGTGTCTGTTGCTCTGTTAATACTCAGAGTTTGGATGAGTATCAGTGTTACTCTGTTAATACTCACAGTTCAGATGAGTGGAAGTGTGCTCTATTCAGAGGAAGAGTGGGGCAGAGATGCTAAAAGAGGGTCACCTACCTTTGCACGGTGGTCTTGAAGTTCTGcgggacagacagcagagagaggagaggcttCTCAATCACACTCATTCAGGGAAGACTAAAGAAGCagctcccactcacacacacgcacacacacacacacacacacgtgcacagacacacacacacacacaccatacacacacacacacacacaaacatgtattgGAGGAAAGCTTGATCACTCTATAGATCCATATTATATATCCACTATTGTAAATGTTCCCCCACGTTTTTTGGGTCAAATAACTTTGAAAGGCTGCTGTGCCAAAGTAttaatttcacagttttttaataaattatataaatattctgGATGTTATTCAagatttcacaaagaaaaagaCAAGAGGCTTATAGAAGGTACATTCCTGACACATCTCCCCCACctctcaccaccaccaccccccataAAGAAACTATCATCTGAACTTGTCACTGTTGAAAAGTGAGCACAGCTTGTGAATGCTTCAATGAGCACCACACCTCCTCCAAATCCTCCTGCaccaaactgttttaattcagcgTGGAGAAATAATCTTGAAAACACTCGCCCAATCCCTTAAAAATTTGGATCCTGGATTCGGAACATTACAGCAGGACTGTCTAAATACAatctaaaaatgcattattcaagGTGGGGTTCTTTGATAAATTCatccgttttgttttgtttggcacCCTGTATTTGGGGTGTTTGTATTCCAGTGGCAGTCAGGTGTCCTCCTCTGCCTTTACCTGCAGTAAGGAGATGTCCTCGgcctccagctgctcctccaccaTCTTTATGGTGTCGGAGAGGGAGGCTATCTCCCCCGCCATCTTCTCAATCTTCTCCCTGATCTTCTGggtcttctcctcctcttcctccttcagaGAGGCTACTAGGGCCTCCTCTTCATCACGTAGGAACTGGTGGAGCTTCTCAAACTCTTCCTTCGCTAGCCTCTCGGTCTGAAGACTCTGGGTCTGGGGCCAACAAAGGGAAAATgtatatctttatttttaaaatttatttggtGCCCTATGTGGGGTGGAACAATTCAATTTCTCATACTGATTTTGAACATCCAGTTATCTACAACCACAGCCGTGTTCATTCACTTCACCTTTTTGGGAGAGTTCAGACATCCGTGGTTTTTTGAAACGCGTGGTGtcaccagccgcttcttttcaccacgcagactacagctaagaTTGCATAgggtggagtcggaggaagacctttcttTATGCGGCTTTGACTGTGTAGTCCACGGGCGCCCAGTCAACTAGCGGGGCTTGTTGAAGAGTGGTGAAACGCTGACCCctaaccgactgaaccctcccatgcCTTGGGCGGAGCGCATCGCCCTGTGGAGCaaccggccacagtcggcactggcaccgGTCCAGATTCTTTTCGAGACCGTGCGGCACAAATGTCCTCCTTATTTTTCCATATTCTGTTCCAATATTGTTTCGTTATTTTCGTAAAGCAAGTTCCACTGAGCCACCAACAGTTTTTTCACACAGGCGTTGGGAAAACTTTAAAGGTCTAACCCAGAGATTAAATGCGGAGGCAAAGGGGAACAGGAATATATTTACTGAACCGCAGTGTCCGCTGCGGGACCACCTCCCTTAGAGAACTGGCTGACCCGTCGCAGAGGGGACAGGAGTTCATGGAGCGGCATGTCTCTGGGTGCTGTCAATCACCGAATGAATGTAAGAGACAATGTGccacgcgtgcgtgcgtgtgcatgctgcCTCGTGAGATGTGTGAAGCCGTGTTGCCACGGTGTGAAATGTGTGACCTCTACGTGCAAATTGGAAAACGTTAGAAGTAAATTTGTTAGGTAACACGCATGGCGGTGTTGGTACAACAGGTGGCTCAGATGCGGTTCCCCCTACGCGGATATAACTGGCTGTGgtcccttctctgtctgttagCCTCTCTGCTTTCGACTGGTCTGACTAAAGTAAACAAACAACCAGGAGAGTTCAGTGTCTCCCTTATATAAAAagtcaattttaaaaattaatccaGGAGGCCCTACCTCCTGGGGCGTCCAATCGTATCTGAACAGGGCCACTGAGGgtgcaagtttttttgttttagccagcaccttgacacctgattcaactgattAACTAGTTGTGGTCTTCAATCAATAACTTccatcagtagaatcaggtgtctcagCGCTGAGCTACAACCAAACCCGCACCCGCACCGgtccttttcggataagattggacgcCCCTGCCCTACCTTAATGTGTTCAGCTGTCTCATCGCAGGTCTGCTTGGCCACGTTCAGAGCCTCCAGCTTCTCCTCCAGGATCTTCAACGTGGTCCTGAGCTCCCTCTGAGGGCAGGGGAAACACAGAGTTTAGAGATGCCTGGGGCACCCTGGTCTTTAGCCTGGGAGGTTGTGCCTTGCTGTGCAGTGAAGGCAGGTGGAGGCCCGGGTTCGAGGCCCACAGCAGCTGCACACTGACATTGAGAACATGACAGCATCCAGCGTGAGCAAAGACCCCCAGCACACAGCAAACATCCACTGCTAAAGCTCCAACAGTATTTACCTATAGGGCTCGTAGTTTACCGACAGTGTGCAGAGtgtatccagcactgcatcaagcctggacTTCACCAAAGGCTCTCTGTCCCACATATAGAATGCACATGTGGAATACCAAGCGCCAGCTAACAGTAAAAGATAGTCCTCTTCCATCCAGCAGTCCTCCTTGCTTTACCATGTGCAGGTTATCTGACTCTTTTCTGTTGCAGAGcttcttttgaaatgtttatgaTAGTATAAACAATGTAAATGCGGTGAATTGTGAATGGTTTGTAGAATGCTTCTTTGTatgctttatgtgtgtgtagtgtattttAGTGTCTGTGtattgtttaagtgtgtgtttgtgtgtgtagtgtatagtgtgcaagtgtgtgtgtgcgtgtgtatgagtgcgtgtgtggtgtatagtgtgtgtaagagtgtgtatgtgtgtgtgtgtgtgtgtgagtgtgtgtgtagtgtctagtgtgtgtgagtgtgtgtgtagtgtagtgtatagtgtgtatgtgtatgagttggtgtgtgtgtatgagtatgtgtatgtgtagtgtatagcatgtgtgtgtgtagtgtagtgtatagcatgtgtgtgtgtgtagtgtagtgtatagcatgtgtgtgtatgagtatgtgtgtgtagtgtagtgtatagcatgtgtgtgtgtgtattcgtatgtgtgtgtagtgtatcgtgtgtgtgtgtgtttagtgtagTGTatagcatgtgtatgtgtgtgtgtgtgtgtagtgtagtgtatagcatgtgtgtgtattcgtatgtgtgtagtgtagtgtatagtgtgtgtgtatgtatgagtgcgtgtggtgtatagtgtgtgtaagtgtgtgtatagtgtgagtgtgtgtgtatgtgtagtgtatagcgtgtgtgtgtgtagtgtagtgtatagtgtgtgtgtgtgtgtatctgtagtgtatagcgtgtgtgtgtgtagtgtggtgtatagtgtgtgtgtgtgtagtgtagtgtagtgtatagtgtgtgtgtgtatgagtgagtgtgtgtaagagtatgtatgagtgtgtgtatagtgtgtgtatgagtgtgtgtgtgtatatgagtatgtgtgtgtgtttatgagtgtgtagtgtatagtgtgtgtatgagcgtgtgtgtagtgtatagtgtgtgtgtgtgtatgagagtgtgtgtgcagtgtgtgtgtgtgtgtagtgtatagtgtgtgtgtgtgtatgagagtgtgtgtgtgagtgtgtgtgtgtgtagtgtatagtgtgtgtgtgtgtatgagagtgtgtgtgtgagtgtgtgtgtgtgtagtgtatagtgtgtgtgtgtatgagagtgtgtgtgtgtatgtgtgtgtgtatactatatagtgtgtgtgtagtgtatgagagtgtgtgtgtgagtgtgtgtgtgtgtagtgtatagtgtgtgtgtgtgtatgagagtgtgtgtgtgagtgtgtgtgtgtgtagtgtatagtgtgtgtgtgtgtatgagagtgtgtgtgtgagtgtgtgtgtgtgtagtgtatagtgtgtgtgtgtgtatgagagtgtgtgtgtgagtgtgtgtgtgtgtagtgtatgtgagtgtgtgtgtaagcgtgtgtatgagagtgtgtgtcctACCTTGCAGTCCTGCACAGCCTCCTCACTGGAGCAGCACTCGTGCTCCTGGTGCTCGGCGGCCTTGCAGAGGGAGCAGACCGGCTCCTCGTCCTCCATGCAGTACAGCGTCAGCTTCTCCCCGTgcagggagcaggagcaggcctCCCCCCCGGGGGGCGCGTCCCGCCGAGGCTGGCCCCGGAAGAGGGAGTCCAGCAGCCCCTTGACCACGCTGTCCAGGACGTCCCGGCCGTAGCAGACGGTGCAGGCCCGCTCCCCCAGCTCGCTCTGGCACAGCGTCAGGCAGGGCGCGCACAGGCGGTGCCCGCAGGGGAGCAGCAGGGGGTCCCCGCCCCGGCAGCCCGGGCAGGAGGGGTCCGCCGCGGCGGGAGGCGTCTGCTCGCCCTCCATCTCCCTCGTTCCCTCGCTCATTCTCTCGCTCGGTGGCGTTTTATCCTCCACGCGCTCGTTCGCTCGTTCGCTCGCTCTCACGCGCTCGttccgctcgctctctcgctcgcccgaGGCACTCCTCTCTGCCGTCCGCTCCGTCGCGTCCTCTGTGTCTGTATCGCAGTCGCCGGTTTCACAATCGCCGCTCGGCTGGCACAACAAGACACGCCCCCTCCCAACCCAATCCCAacccctctcactcactccggAACTGTGTGTTTATCTGGGAGCCTGcctgagtgcgagtgtgtgtttgccggtgccagtgtgtttctgtgcgagCGTGcctctgtctgcgtgtgtatctCTGAGTGAGTGTTGATTTTTGAGGCTATTTTTAGCGCGACGTCTTTAGACAGCAGACCTGCGACTGCACTCGTACGGCACGggatggggttgggggcgggggggggggcagacagatcCCCTCTGTTGACCCTCAGGGGGCACATTTTGGGGAAAAGGGAAggccgggaggggggcggggtggcacTTGCTGAGTCACAGTGCTCCTGTTGGTCTgagctccctccccccccccccacccccggctgACATGGCCCAAGGGCACCGTACGGGGCGCGCGAAACACAGCTGAAACTCTACACCGGCTAGCTGGGACAGCTGCCTGGAATATACCAGCAACAACAATCTACGTGGCACAGAAGTACAGGGCCGACTATGAAATGGAGCAGGTGTCTTGTGTACTTGTACTTGTGTACTCTTGTGTTGTCTAAATACAGCCACTTAGACATGTATTTTTGGAAATTATGTTTTGCTCAAATTGTATGAATGAACCCGTTTGTCCTGTTCGGGGGCCTGCatccctggttctggagagccagatcttttggtttttatttgcaGCTCAAAACCGGCAACCAATTCAGACTCagtaaaccaggtgaggtgagttaccTGTGTAACCACCTGCTTTAACTTATCAACTAAGTACTGAGTAACCACAAAGATATgagcagctctccaggaccagggtatATCGCCATTTATTCAAATGGTTATCCAATAAACGGGCTTCTCGGTTCAATGGTATATCTTGGTTCAAATATTGGATCatgggaatgaaaaaaaacagtaatgttTATCTGAGATAAAAGCAGATGGTTTATGGTGACACTTGGTGTGGTGGTTATATTTTCTTAAGGTGTGTCTGCTGTTTCTTCTTTCTGCTCATTGACAGTGTTGGGTGGAACCACCATTTTGGGGGGAACCTCCATGTGGGACAGCGACTGAGCAAGAGAGAACCTAAAttggtgtttatttctgaaaaaacaaataatatccTCTCCAGTCCAGGCTCCGAAAACCAGGTCCCTGTTTTTTGGGACAGAGAATATGTGTCTGGGTGGGATTTCTGCATTCTTTAGAACGTCAGGGATTTAGGCTCGCTCATTCCACAGaccatatataaacaaacagccTAATATTATGTTCATAATCCCCGTTTCTGAAAATCCACGACCACACCGTGACTGTGCCTAACACAGGTAACTGGTAACGCCTGGGCTGACTGCAGATCAGCCTCAGGTGAGCATGGCTGTGAGGTGTgaggctgctgctgtccaaggtcctgtaggcctccctGTGGGAGGGAACAGCCCATAACtgagagcagccaatcaggaggagCAGCCCATAGCtgagagcagccaatcaggtggaGCAGCCCATAGCtgagagcagccaatcaggtggaGCAGCCCATAGCtgagagcagccaatcaggaggagCAGCCCATAGCtgagagcagccaatcaggcggAGCAGCTCTTTCAGCTCCACCTTCCTCCCATCCCAGCATCAACACTCACGCTACGGACattgtttctgtgtattttacAGACTATAAACAGTAAGGACCATGAAATATACACAAGAAAATTTATTAAACAGTTTGGAGTTCAAATTCATTCTGAccaagaattaaaaaaaatacaaatgatgtAAGTATGTCTCCAGTCTTGCAGGGCTGAGGTGTCTACTGGTTTCTGGTGTGGTTCAGCGCATAAGAGCTTCATTAATTGAGTAATTAAGTCATTAATTGGCTAAGGAATTAATGATCAACCAATAAGTCACAAGTCATTGATTGACTAAGGAATGAATGACTTGCCAATCAGTCGTAAGTCACAGACTGGCTAGGGAACGAATAACTGGCCCATCAGTcataagtcattgattggctaaggagaTAATGAATGACAATTCAGTCATAAGTCATCGATTGGTTAAGGATTTAATGTCTTCAATCAGCAGGCATTTTTCCATTCAAGCCACCCTCTGTCTTAATGCAAAACTGTTTTCTCCAATAATTAGGCACTCTAGAATGtaaaagaaatgacagaaacTACAGGACACGTGGAGGTAAAAGAGGCTCTTGTACTAGCACTGAGACACGGTACgtaacaaatgcaaacacagtaTCTGACAACGGACAGTAGCATGGCTGGGCTTCAGCGGGTCATTATTGGGCAGATGCAGGCAgtgaccactagggggcgccGATGGGTTCCAGCTGCAGCCACAGCCCCCCCTCGGCCCTCAGGATGAGCTGGTTGAGCCGCCGAACCTCGGCCTTCCCCGGCGTGACGCGGAACCTGCGGATCGTCAGGGCAACCACCACCCTCATCTCTGCCATGGCGAAGTTCTGTCCAATGCAGTTCCTGTGCAGAGAGGAACGGGAGCCGACAGCCGCTTCGGCCATTAGAACGGGGGTGCGGCTAAACAGTTTCCCTGGTGACCGTTACCGCTGAACAATTTCAAACTGAAGGCTCTATTTTTGTCGCAGATCATGATTAATTAACTAAAACGGACATGACAAACGGGAAGGAGGGCGATTTTTGCCATGCATTACttgcatgttatttttaaaaactaggAACAAATCGCATTGGCTAAAATTATTTCTAACAACGAGATTGCCAGCAGACGAtacttttccccccttttttatttagctTAGTGAATGTTTGCGGAAAACCTTTAACCCAGAACACTAATAACTGACCCTGGCTCTGGCCTCAGCTGCGTTAGGATCAGCTGAGAGCCGCTGTTCCGTTGAGCTCAACGTCTGAGGcacacagaggtgtgtgtgtgagggtgtgtgagggtgtgtgggggtgcgtGGGAGCACCGTACCTGGGCCCCGCAGAGAAAGGAATGAACGCAAGGGACGGCCGATTGGCTGAATTGTCCGGGTCGAAGCGCGAGGGGTCGTAAACCttcagagaggagagacagagagataaaaagagggggagatcagagagagagagagagagagagagagacgtgcgTGTCACCTTTCAGTACCTAGTGCCAGATTGCAGTGCTGTCACAGGAGTGCAGTGCGTGTGTACAGAACCACTCACTTCTGGGTTGGGCCAGAGCTCTGGATTGTGGTGGGTCCCGTAGATGCTCACCAGGCAGATGTTTCCTGGGGAATGAAGCAGTTCTTTTTGAAGCAGTTTCTTTCcaaatgctttcaaaatgtcACCATGAATTTTTAAACAGAGCCttcaacaccccctccccccccccacaatttACAGATCTGATAAATGGTACAATCCACCCCCTCATTATGACCTTAGCAGTACTCTCTGAAGTGACTAGCAGttggcatttttatatattactaATTGGGTTAggtgtacatttactcaaagcAATTCAGTTTTGGTGctttgctcaaaggtacaacagtGTGCCTCACCTGTGAATGGAACCTAAACCCACCCACCTTCTGGTATGACCCGCCCCTCGGGCACGGTCATGTCCTGGTTAAAGCGTCGGGTGACAGTGGTGACCGGGGGGTGGAGCCTCAGGCTCTCCTTGATGCACATGGTGGTGAAGGGCAAGTTGGTCAGATCGTccctgcagccacacccacacacacatccttccTCAGTtagtgctgtcaatcaccaccAAGGCCACACCCATTCACCTCGCCTCAGCCATTACTGTCAATCACCACCAACAAGGCCACACCCACAAATCTTTCCTGAGTCATTATTGTCAATCACCACCAACAAGGCCACTCCCACAGACCATGCctcagtcattacattacattacattacattacaggcatttggcagacgctcttatccagagcgacgtacaacaaagtgcataaccataaccaggaacaagtatgacgaaacccctagagagaagtaccggtccaagtacagggaacaaccgcatagttcaacttggaccctgaaggttaaactgattaacactaacacaacgagaacggcaacaacgcagtctatggaaaaaatacaagcagtagttaagacagttaatgcacctaagtcacctacgaaacagctgcctagttacagccctaagcttacagtcatttacaggggggtagggagggatggggagaggtgcagcctgaagaggtgagtcttcagtcgtcgtttgaaatgggtcagtgtctcagctgttctgatcTCCACGgtgaggtcattccaccatcgtggggccagaacagacaggagacgtgttctggaagtgcattACTGTCAATCACCACCACAGCCACTCCCACAGTGCCTCAGCCATTAGTGTCAATGAGCACCACAGCCAGGTTAGGACTAAGGTAGGGAATGAGTCATGCAGGttatgaggaagaggagaggaagactTTTCCCTGACCACTCGATCTCCTCCGTGTCCCGGCCGTCCAGCAGGGTGTTGATCTCGGCGCGGCACTGGTCCTGGTACTGCAGGTGTGCGGCCAGGTTATACAGCACCCAGGAGATACCACTCGCAGTGGTGTCATGACctgggacagaaagagaggggggggggaagggagatagagagagacaagaTTAGGGGATATgaacagacattacattacattacattacaggcatttggcagacgctcttatccagagcgacgtacaacaaagtgtataaccataaccaggaacaagtatgacgaaaaccctagagagaagagGCAGCGAGAGAAGGTAGAAGAAAAATAGAATAAGAAGAGAAGAACAGAAGGCAGAAAGGgtaagaaaaataaaggaataagttgtgacacacacatacacacacacagacacacactaaaacaaacacacacacacaaagcatcaCCTTCAAACATGAATgtgtctgcctctgctttgaTCTCTTCATCCGTCAGGCCGTTTCCCTCCTCGTCCTGAAAAACAGCGTCGGTTCACACGCTCGTTTCACTCAATCCACATTCACAGTGAACGCTACGGGTGTTTCGGTTTCAGCTACGGAATAACAAGACTGCAACCAATTTAAATACTGCTGATTTTGCTTTATAAATGCCAGCCCTCATAACCCATAAAGTTCCGCCATCTCTCCACCTCTTACTCCAGTGTACCCTTACTCAACCTTTTCCCTTCTTCATATTCAGTCATACTCCATTCTTTTCTATCCCTCGTTTTTTCCTGTCGTTCTCTGCCATACATCCTGCTCTCTGGTACAGGATATTTACTTTGTTCACCCCTGTAGTTACAAAGTTTTTCAATTTCTTTCCACGTCTTTCTCATTCCATCTATATCTATTTCTCTTtccacacactatacacacacacgcacgcacacgcacacatgcgcacacacacgcacacatgcgcacacatgtgcacgcacgcacacacacaccttcgaAAGAAGCAGCACGTCGATGAAGTCTGTCAGTTTCCTCCTGCGAGTCCCGGTGTCCGCGGCGTGCTTCTctggctccccctggtggaccAGCTGTGCGCGGCGCCTCTCGACGATGTCGGCAGTGAACTTGTGCACCACGGCGCAGGAGTGGCGGAAACGCTGGCCCTCCGGAGAGCGCCAGTACAGCCAATCCCAGTGGTGCGCCATGCGGTACTCCCGCTTCACCACCAGAGCGCTCAGCTCGTAGATGGCCGCGATGTACTCGCTGGGGTGGCTGTTTGAGAGCGTGTCCAAGTCAAAGCAAGTTTCATTTTagaacagttttaaaataaaaaggctcCTGACAATGCAAAACTATTCTGAAAAATggatacaataaatacaatataaacagtCCAGccaatacagaaatacataatttaaaagtatttctAAAAATAGAATCGTTATGTACATAAACTGTGAAAATTGTGTATATGTGATGAACACAAATTGCTATGTGCAAAAATGAATAGCAGTAGTTGTACGGCGGAGTGAAAATGCAGTTACTAGGCAGTctggtattgtgtgtgtgtgtgtgtgtgtgtgtgcgtgtgtgcgtgtgtgcgcgtgtgtgacaGAAGAGCTTAACTTCAGTCTGCAGCTGGGATTTATCATGTGaaacaatgttaaaaatgtcaGAGTGGAGACCATTCAGCCTCTGTAGCTGCTCCACTGGAATCCCTGCCGTAGGGTACACTGTCGCCTGGTGGTCAAATAAGGTACTGCTGTCGACTGTTCTCGGTGGGAGCTGCTCAGGCAGTCAGACAGTGAAGATCTATTCTCTATGGCTGCACAGTCAGAGCCAGAAACACCCAAATCAATTGACAGTGTGATTTCAGTAATCAAAAGAAGAGGCTGGAGCAAATTTGGGGGTTCAGGACTCgtgttttgtcttttgtcttgctgctctgtaaagcgtctttgtcacagttctctgtaaaaaccaaataaaactgaattgaaattgaatggaaaaaaactaTTACTGTGCTCTCAGCTAGTAAGGGGCAAAATTTGGTAGCCCTACAAACAACACAGTGATCACAGAATTTGGGCTGCGGTCTGTAGGGTGAAGCATACTATGACAAACGACTGGTAAAATGCGCTACATAAATATTATTAGATTTTTGATTTGATAAGCATAGTCAGAAataacatacaaacaaaatcaacaaaGGAAGTTATCAGTGGGCATGAAACTTATTTCAACTGCAGAAAACAACGTGCAGCGTGGGTCTTGTGCGTTGTTCCCTGAGTCTCAGTGTATGGTGGGAACGGGTGCGGGCAGAAGGAAGCTCACTCCTGGCACTTGCTGTCGTAGCTGAAGGTGCACTTCAGCAGGCTGTCCAGGGTCATCAGACTGACCTGCTCGAACATGTCCAGGCAGGGCTGCCCATCGGCCACCAGGCGGCGCCATTTGTCCTGCGGCGGGGGCAAGGCACAGGTGTGCTGTCACGCAGGAGCATTTACACGCACCGTCCTGACGAGTCGCAGGTATTCATCTCAGGAGCCGTATATTGTATTTCGCTGAAACCTACACTGCCAGGGACATTCACTGAACATGaaatcaataatatttttagaaaatattttctctgcagGTCTCAAGACAGTATAGGCCAGACTTGGGcgaaatacatatttgttttggattctattgatctattgatcttgcctggtgtaactgaggctgccaatatgaccaaaagGCAGGAGTAAatactttttgagagt
Protein-coding sequences here:
- the LOC135248690 gene encoding E3 ubiquitin-protein ligase TRIM39; translated protein: MSEGTREMEGEQTPPAAADPSCPGCRGGDPLLLPCGHRLCAPCLTLCQSELGERACTVCYGRDVLDSVVKGLLDSLFRGQPRRDAPPGGEACSCSLHGEKLTLYCMEDEEPVCSLCKAAEHQEHECCSSEEAVQDCKRELRTTLKILEEKLEALNVAKQTCDETAEHIKTQSLQTERLAKEEFEKLHQFLRDEEEALVASLKEEEEEKTQKIREKIEKMAGEIASLSDTIKMVEEQLEAEDISLLQNFKTTVQRAQSTPREPDKAVGALIDVAKHLGCLRHRVWEKMQGITQYMPVVLDPNTADVCLVLSDDLTTVLYTDEELRLPDNPERFSYYECVLGSEGLGAGRHAWEVEVGDSSEWALGVAKETVPRKEWFPMSPETGLWSIGLYAGEYRARAPVSSPIAVKKKPHRVRVQLDWDRGRLTFSDPSDNALLYKYQHRFTERVFPYFSNTSKRNPLRILPGKVSVAAE
- the LOC135248689 gene encoding cytochrome P450 4F3 isoform X1, producing the protein MSFKLDGVFGRLLARLPRVSSLLGLLQLSALVLVLAVLYRVTRLLWRHACNAHRLRCFAHPPKRNWLLGHLGMIRNSEEGLQSVDELVRTYRHSCAWFLGPFYTLVRLFHPDFTKPILTASASITFKDELFYGFLRPWLGPGLLLSNGEHWSRHRRLLTPAFHFDILKSYVEIFNKSTDIMHDKWRRLVADGQPCLDMFEQVSLMTLDSLLKCTFSYDSKCQDHPSEYIAAIYELSALVVKREYRMAHHWDWLYWRSPEGQRFRHSCAVVHKFTADIVERRRAQLVHQGEPEKHAADTGTRRRKLTDFIDVLLLSKDEEGNGLTDEEIKAEADTFMFEGHDTTASGISWVLYNLAAHLQYQDQCRAEINTLLDGRDTEEIEWDDLTNLPFTTMCIKESLRLHPPVTTVTRRFNQDMTVPEGRVIPEGNICLVSIYGTHHNPELWPNPEVYDPSRFDPDNSANRPSLAFIPFSAGPRNCIGQNFAMAEMRVVVALTIRRFRVTPGKAEVRRLNQLILRAEGGLWLQLEPIGAP
- the LOC135248689 gene encoding cytochrome P450 4F3 isoform X2; the protein is MIRNSEEGLQSVDELVRTYRHSCAWFLGPFYTLVRLFHPDFTKPILTASASITFKDELFYGFLRPWLGPGLLLSNGEHWSRHRRLLTPAFHFDILKSYVEIFNKSTDIMHDKWRRLVADGQPCLDMFEQVSLMTLDSLLKCTFSYDSKCQDHPSEYIAAIYELSALVVKREYRMAHHWDWLYWRSPEGQRFRHSCAVVHKFTADIVERRRAQLVHQGEPEKHAADTGTRRRKLTDFIDVLLLSKDEEGNGLTDEEIKAEADTFMFEGHDTTASGISWVLYNLAAHLQYQDQCRAEINTLLDGRDTEEIEWDDLTNLPFTTMCIKESLRLHPPVTTVTRRFNQDMTVPEGRVIPEGNICLVSIYGTHHNPELWPNPEVYDPSRFDPDNSANRPSLAFIPFSAGPRNCIGQNFAMAEMRVVVALTIRRFRVTPGKAEVRRLNQLILRAEGGLWLQLEPIGAP